The Fulvivirga maritima genome segment ATTCTTTCAATAAAGCCTTGTAGCCGTGTAGAAAGTGAAGAGGAGCGTGGTAACGTAATTAGAGTTGAATTACACCCTGGTGTGAAATTCGACTCCGCTTCAGTTCAGAGAAATTTTTATATGACTTCTAGTTGTGGGGTGTGTGGCAAAAGCTCTATAGCATCAGTACAGCAGTCATGCGAGGTGATTAGCAATGTTCTTAAGGTGTCAGAAATGTCTATTATGGATGCGCCACGACAATTAAGAGCAGAGCAGAATGTTTTTGAACACACAGGAGGGTTACATGCAGCAGGCTTGTTTTCTGAGTCTGGCAAATTAATTAGGCTGAGAGAAGATGTTGGTAGGCACAATGCACTTGATAAACTTATTGGTAGTAGCCTTTTAGAACCGGCATCTGTAGCACTGGAAAATGCCTTTATTTTAGTAAGCGGACGAGCCAGTTTTGAACTGGTGCAAAAGGCTGCTGTAGCTCATGTACCTATACTGTTGGCTGTTGGGGCGCCTTCCAGCTTGGCAGTAAACCTGGCTAAACAAATTAATATGACACTCGTGGGCTTTATCAAGTCCGGAGGTTTTAATATTTATCATGGGGAGAAAAGAGTAGGGGAGAAACTCGAACATTTTAAACATTAAATTGACCATGAAAATTAGAATTAAAGGAAACTCTTTGAGATTTAGGCTTTCGCAAAGTGAAGTAGGTATTATGCAAAAGGAGCGGATGGTGAGTGATAGCATTGACTTTGGTGATAGGAAGTTGATTTACGGGATGGAGGTGACGGATAATGATGACATATCTGTAGATTTTAATGGCTCTTTTATCACTGTAAAGGTGCCTGAAAAAACGTTAAGCGACTGGGTGAATACGGAAGAGGTGGGTTTTACTACTCAAATACCTTTGCCTCAGGGAGATACGCTTAAGGTGTTAGTAGAGAAGGATTTTCAGTGCCTAAAAGCCAGGGAAGGAGAAAATGAAGAAGATCTTTATAAAAATCCTATGGCAAAATAACCATGAATTAAACGGCTATGGATAAGAAAAGAGTAAAAGCACAGCCGCCAGAAGACCATGATAATAAATTGTCATATGGTCGTCCGCCTGAGGTAGCTGCAGGTATTGCAGCTATCAAGTCATCTTTAAAACATGTGTTTGGAGAGGTGGGCATAGTAGGAGGAACCAAAGCCTTGCTTAAGCTCAATCAGTTCGACGGTTTTGACTGTCCGGGCTGTGCCTGGCCTGATCCTGATAAGCACCGATCTATAGCCGAATTTTGTGAAAATGGAGCAAAAGCTGTCGCAGAGGAGGCTACTAAAGCCAGAGTAGATGCTGAATTCTTTGCTAGCTATTCTGTGCAGGAGCTTTCAGAATGGTCTGATTATGAAATCGGCAAGAGCGGCAGAATTACTGATCCCATGATTTTAAAGCCGGGCAGTAGTCACTACGAGCCTATAGCCTGGAATGATGCCTTTCAAATTATAGCTAAACATTTGAAAACTTTACCATCTCCTGATGAGGCTATATTTTACACTTCTGGCCGCACTAGTAATGAAGCGGCCTTTCTTTATCAATTATTTGTAAGGCAGTATGGTACTAATAATTTGCCTGACTGCTCTAATATGTGTCATGAATCCAGTGGTGCTGGCCTTTCAGAAACCGTAGGTATAGGTAAAGGCTCGGTGAAGTTGGAAGATTTTAATCTGGCTGAAGTGATTATGATTATGGGGCAAAACCCAGGAACGAATCACCCGAGAATGCTCACAGCGCTTGAAAAGGCAAAGCAACAAGGGGCTAAGATCGTTACTATAAATCCACTGCCTGAAGTAGGTCTTATGAAGTTCAAGCATCCTCAAAATGTAAATGATATGCTTGGTGGTGGCTCTAAGATCACTGATTACTTTTTGCAAGTAAGAATTAATGCTGATGTAGCCCTGTTAAAGGCATTGATGATTATGCTGTATCAAATGGAAGAAGAGAACCCCGGTACAGTACTCGATCATCAATTTATAGCTAATAAAACTGCTGGTTATGAAGAGTTTAAGGTTGACCTTCTGAGTCATAATTTAAATGAACTTATTAATCAGACTGGAGTAAGTGAGCAATCCATACGAGAAGTAGCTGAATTATTAGCTGCCAAAAAAGAAGATTATCATTTGTTGGGCCATGGGCCTTACTCAGCATAAAAATGCAGTGGATAACATACGTGAGGTGGTTAATTTACTTTTGCTTAAAGGTAGCATAGGTAAACCAGGTGCCGGAACTTGCCCGGTAAGAGGCCATAGTAATGTGCAGGGAGATAGAACAGTAGGCATTTGGGAAAAACTGAAGCCTTCATTTGCTCAAAAACTGAAAGGTTCTTTTCATTTTACTCCTCCGGAAAAAGATGGATATGATGTGGTCAATGCACTGAAGGCTATGCATGAAGGTAAAGCGAAGGTGTTTTTTGCTATGGGGGGGAACTTCCTTTCAGCTACACCTGATACGGAGTATACGGCTACGGCATTAATGAATTGTGATTTAACGGTGCAAGTATCTACTAAGCTGAATAGAAGTCATTTAGTGCATGGTAAAACAGCGGTTATATTGCCATGCTTGGGAAGAACCGAGCGTGATATACAGCAATCCGGTCAGCAGTTTGTTTCTGTAGAGAACTCTACAGGGGTGGTTCATAGCTCCAGGGGCAATAAAAAGCCTGCATCAGATAATTTACTCAGTGAGCCTATGATCGTGGCTGAGTTGGCTAAGCATACATTAGGAGAGAAAAGTACCGTAGATTGGTCTGAAATGGTTTCAAACTATGATTATATAAGAGATGCCATTGAAATGACCTGCCCGGGTTTTGAAGATTATAATGAAAGGGTGCGTGAGCCAGGTGGTTTTTATCTGCCAAATGGAGCAAGAGAAGCCGAATTTCATACCAATACTAAAAAGGCCAATTTTACTATTAATGAGTTAGCTGATCATCAATTGAGAGAAGATCAATATTTGATGATGACTATCAGGAGCCATGATCAGTATAATACTACTATTTACGGCCTGCATGACAGGTACAGAGGCATTCATTATGATAGGAGAGTGGTGCTGATGAATGAAAGCGATATGCTAAAGGCAGGCATAAAACCAGAGCAAAAAGTGGATCTGATCAGTAAGTATGATGGTGTTGAACGATTGGCCAGTAGTTTTTTAGTTATTCCCTATGATATACCTACTAAATGTGTGGCTACTTATTTTCCTGAAGCTAACGTGCTAGTGCCTTATAATCAATATGCTAAGAAAAGCAATACCCCTATATCTAAGTCTGTGGTGATAGAAATAAGGCGTAAAATTTAATAGTAAAACCCCTTTGGAATTTGAGGGGCTTTACTATTTTAATTATTGTAATCTGAATATTAGTACTTCTGTACTTTAATATCTACTAAAAGTCGCTCGCTATCACGGTTCTTGGTTTTTATTGCACCTTTTCTTCCTGCTTCAGTTTGGAATAAAATGACATTGGGTATAGAGTTGCTGCTGAAGCCTTCTCCATCATCTTGAGTAACTGTAAATTCAGATAACTCTTCATCATCATCCATTGCATCAAAATCATCCGCAGTCATAATAACTTCAGATTGATAATTTATGAAATAGGTTTCTGTGGCATTAGGAATATAGAAATTTGAGGAAGCAGGACTTTCAAAAAAGTTTACAGAAGAACCGAAACTACCAAAAGTAATGTTTACAGAAGCTCCGTTTTCTTCCGAAATTTGACTGTCAGTATAAACTACCCCGTCTTCAATAGAAAAGAACCTTCCGTAAGTTGCATCTCCTTCTTCTATACCAAATTCAACGTCACTAAACTCTAATATGGCACTGTTGCCATTAATAGATAGAGTAGTTGTAGATTGGTCTTCATTACTCCCACTTATCGCAGTCAGAGTGATTTCAAAATTTCCTGCTTTGTCAATTGTTATTTCGGAAGGGGTCTGGTCTGTAGAAGTTGCAACAGATGCTCCCTCAGAAAACTCCCAGCTATAAGAAGAGGCCCCTGTAGAATTGTTGATGATAACCAGTTCTGCGTTAGGAGATTCTCCGACTATGGAGGCTGAGAAATCGGCGACAAGTGGAGTTTCGTCATCATCATCTGAACATGATAGCATTAGCGTACTTGCTGCAATGATTATCGCTAGTAATTTTTTCATAAAAAAAATGGTTATTGTTCTAGTTTAAAAAGTTTGAGCTAAACTAAATTAAAATATTTAGAAATGATAGGTTTTGTATAATTGTTAGTCTAATTTCTCGGAATTAAACGCTAGCAATTGATAATTTTAAAACACTGAAGTTGATGTTAGTGGATTATTTTTAGTGAAATCATGGTTACAATTAACCTTTTTATTTTATTAATATATCTTAGAAGCATTGTATATTGTGAGTAGTCTATTCTATTTTATGTAATTTATGAGGGCACTTTTTATTCTTTTTATAAGTGCATTAGTTACTCATACATCACATTCTCAAAATTTTCAGAAGACAGTATATGGAGTAGAGGAGGGAGTAGTAACTCACTTAATCAAAGCAGTAGAGTTTGATTCCCTCGGGTTTTTATGGATAGGAACAGATGAAGGCCTAGTACGGTACGATGGCCGGGAATTTCAAAGCTACGCACAAGCCACACCAAGCAGGTACCTTAAAGATATAGTAAATACCGGCGGTCAGTTATTGGCCGTTTCAGATCTTGGAATTACTGAAATTATTCCTGGTATTAATGATGTAAGTTTTAAGTCATATATTAAGGGTGGCCTGTATATGACTGATTCCACCTTATGGTACCCCAAAAAGATCTTTATTGATAGTAAGTCAAATCAATGGGTGTCCGAGCCCGGTAGTATCGTAAAACTTCACGGAAATCAATTTAAAAGATACACTTTTGGTGTCCGCGATTTTTCCCACAGTTTTCTTGGCTCTTTTTCCTTTTTTGAAATAGGAGATCAGCTTTATATTCTTACTTATAGAGGCCATGTGTTTCATTATGATGAAACAGCCGATGAGTTTAAAGAACTATCTCTTCAATCAGATATTCCCTTGGTGAATGTTAATATCTGCTTTAATTTGAATGATACTATTTTAGTAGGAGACCTTAACGGAGTGCATAAGTTATGGCAATCAGAGGACGGTTTTCATGCTAACGTATTGAATAGCTTGCCTGTAAAGGAGGTGTCTAATATAGTGAGGTATGACAGTACTCAGTTGCTGATTGGTACTTTCAGAAATGAGTTGATGGTAGTTAAGGAGCGTGACTTGTCAGTTCAAACGAGGTTCAATATTTTAAGGTCTAACGATATATTGGTTAATCAGGATGGTAATTTTTGGGTAGGCTCTGATGAAGGATTGGTGATGCTTAAGAAGAATTACTTTAAGGAAGTTAACGATGATAACTATTATGTGGAGGCGATAATGCCTTTAGGAAATAAAATATATTACTCCTATAAAGACGCCCTGATTAAATTAGAAAGAGATGATGGTGGGTATAAAAAGTCCACTATAGTAAGAGGTAATAATGAATTTTTTATAGCCATTGCAGCAAAAGGCTCTGATGTCTGGTTAAGCAATAAGTTTAATGTATTGCATTTGAAAAATGATGTCATTACAGATACCATTAAGTTATCTAATGAAATGAGTTTTATATCATTTCTGTACGCTGACAGTAAAGATAATTTATGGATACATCAACAAAACGTAGATGGTGTTTTTCGATTAGACTCAAAGGGCAATTTGAAACATTACGGAGAAAAGGAAGGAATACACGGAATGCTAGTGTCTGGAAATGAGGTGAATGGGACTATGTATTTTGGGAGTATTGGCACTGACTCTTACTTGTATAAGTATGATGTTGACATAGATAGATTTGTTAATGTCAGTGTGCCTATAAGATTCCAGGTAAATTCAAATTTTGAGATTAATGACATTGTAGAAAAGAATGATACTATCTGGCTAGCTACCTCAGATGGCCTTATTCACTATACTAATGATAATGTAAATCGCTTAAATCTAGGTAGTATGACTAAGGTGCCTGTGAAAGCTGTTGCAGTAGAGAATGATATTTTATGGCTGGCTAATACATTGGGAGTAATTAGAGTAGATTTAGCTAAAAAGCAAAGCTATATCACTTTTGGTAAGGATTCAGGCCTGCCATCCAGCTCTGGCAACACCCGGGACTTGCGGGTCGATAGTAATGGTACCAAGTGGGTAGGAACGGCACGTGGTCTATCCGCTTCAGTGCATGGTAATCAGAAGTTTAATATTACCCAAAAGCCATTTTTGACTGCTGTGGTAATAAACGGCAGAGAGTGGAGCTTAAATGATATTGGTGATAAGTCTATACCCAATCACTCTATAGCAGAGTTGCATTTTCTTTCATTGACATTTCCCGGGTCATTACTTACCTATCAATATAAAATGGCTGATAGCAGTGCGTGGATTGACTTGGATTTAAATAATATAGTTAAGCTCAACGAGCTTGATGCAGGGGCTTATAAACTGCAGGTGAGAGCTCGCCAAAGTGGTAATTATCTATGGAGTGAGCCAGAAGAGATCAGTTTTATTGTAGCTGAGCCTTTTTATTCCAGATGGTGGTTTGTGGCCATTTGTCTGGTAGGCACTTTTATTATCATCTATCTTTTATCTGCATTCTATTCTTATAGACTGAGAAAGGCACAAGACAGGTTAAATGCGGTAGTAGAAGACCGGACGGCTCAGCTTAAATTGTCTAATCAGCAACTTCGTCAGACTAATAAGGAGTTAGATATGTTTGTTTATTCCGCCTCTCATGATTTAAAAGCACCTCTTTCTTCAATGATAGGGCTACTTAACTTATATAACCTTGAAGATACCCAGAAGGCTAAAGATGAACTTATAGAAAGGATGAGGGAGAGCATTATTAAGCTAGATTCTTTTATAAAGGATGTGATTGCTTACTCTAAAAACTCACGCCTTGATGTGATCAAAGAAGAGGTTAAC includes the following:
- a CDS encoding molybdopterin dinucleotide binding domain-containing protein; amino-acid sequence: MGLTQHKNAVDNIREVVNLLLLKGSIGKPGAGTCPVRGHSNVQGDRTVGIWEKLKPSFAQKLKGSFHFTPPEKDGYDVVNALKAMHEGKAKVFFAMGGNFLSATPDTEYTATALMNCDLTVQVSTKLNRSHLVHGKTAVILPCLGRTERDIQQSGQQFVSVENSTGVVHSSRGNKKPASDNLLSEPMIVAELAKHTLGEKSTVDWSEMVSNYDYIRDAIEMTCPGFEDYNERVREPGGFYLPNGAREAEFHTNTKKANFTINELADHQLREDQYLMMTIRSHDQYNTTIYGLHDRYRGIHYDRRVVLMNESDMLKAGIKPEQKVDLISKYDGVERLASSFLVIPYDIPTKCVATYFPEANVLVPYNQYAKKSNTPISKSVVIEIRRKI
- a CDS encoding sensor histidine kinase, whose protein sequence is MRALFILFISALVTHTSHSQNFQKTVYGVEEGVVTHLIKAVEFDSLGFLWIGTDEGLVRYDGREFQSYAQATPSRYLKDIVNTGGQLLAVSDLGITEIIPGINDVSFKSYIKGGLYMTDSTLWYPKKIFIDSKSNQWVSEPGSIVKLHGNQFKRYTFGVRDFSHSFLGSFSFFEIGDQLYILTYRGHVFHYDETADEFKELSLQSDIPLVNVNICFNLNDTILVGDLNGVHKLWQSEDGFHANVLNSLPVKEVSNIVRYDSTQLLIGTFRNELMVVKERDLSVQTRFNILRSNDILVNQDGNFWVGSDEGLVMLKKNYFKEVNDDNYYVEAIMPLGNKIYYSYKDALIKLERDDGGYKKSTIVRGNNEFFIAIAAKGSDVWLSNKFNVLHLKNDVITDTIKLSNEMSFISFLYADSKDNLWIHQQNVDGVFRLDSKGNLKHYGEKEGIHGMLVSGNEVNGTMYFGSIGTDSYLYKYDVDIDRFVNVSVPIRFQVNSNFEINDIVEKNDTIWLATSDGLIHYTNDNVNRLNLGSMTKVPVKAVAVENDILWLANTLGVIRVDLAKKQSYITFGKDSGLPSSSGNTRDLRVDSNGTKWVGTARGLSASVHGNQKFNITQKPFLTAVVINGREWSLNDIGDKSIPNHSIAELHFLSLTFPGSLLTYQYKMADSSAWIDLDLNNIVKLNELDAGAYKLQVRARQSGNYLWSEPEEISFIVAEPFYSRWWFVAICLVGTFIIIYLLSAFYSYRLRKAQDRLNAVVEDRTAQLKLSNQQLRQTNKELDMFVYSASHDLKAPLSSMIGLLNLYNLEDTQKAKDELIERMRESIIKLDSFIKDVIAYSKNSRLDVIKEEVNFHEIISEVFGIYKYLNHFNKIKRIVKVEQGVYFSDKNRLRIIFNNLISNSIRYCDVNKEHSLVEISVYKSNGFIHISVCDNGIGIPEQYQKNIFEMFYRADESRSGSGLGLYIVKEAVTLLNGEIEVESTPGEGTSFRVKIPS
- a CDS encoding PKD domain-containing protein, with protein sequence MKKLLAIIIAASTLMLSCSDDDDETPLVADFSASIVGESPNAELVIINNSTGASSYSWEFSEGASVATSTDQTPSEITIDKAGNFEITLTAISGSNEDQSTTTLSINGNSAILEFSDVEFGIEEGDATYGRFFSIEDGVVYTDSQISEENGASVNITFGSFGSSVNFFESPASSNFYIPNATETYFINYQSEVIMTADDFDAMDDDEELSEFTVTQDDGEGFSSNSIPNVILFQTEAGRKGAIKTKNRDSERLLVDIKVQKY
- the fdhD gene encoding formate dehydrogenase accessory sulfurtransferase FdhD, which codes for MYIYRMSSMRVEATSIKKYSDQQYQSKPDLLAVEEPLELRLGYGEEYNRKEQKLMVTMRTPGNDEELVAGFLYTEGIISVAADILSIKPCSRVESEEERGNVIRVELHPGVKFDSASVQRNFYMTSSCGVCGKSSIASVQQSCEVISNVLKVSEMSIMDAPRQLRAEQNVFEHTGGLHAAGLFSESGKLIRLREDVGRHNALDKLIGSSLLEPASVALENAFILVSGRASFELVQKAAVAHVPILLAVGAPSSLAVNLAKQINMTLVGFIKSGGFNIYHGEKRVGEKLEHFKH
- a CDS encoding DUF7009 family protein, with translation MKIRIKGNSLRFRLSQSEVGIMQKERMVSDSIDFGDRKLIYGMEVTDNDDISVDFNGSFITVKVPEKTLSDWVNTEEVGFTTQIPLPQGDTLKVLVEKDFQCLKAREGENEEDLYKNPMAK
- a CDS encoding molybdopterin-dependent oxidoreductase, with the translated sequence MDKKRVKAQPPEDHDNKLSYGRPPEVAAGIAAIKSSLKHVFGEVGIVGGTKALLKLNQFDGFDCPGCAWPDPDKHRSIAEFCENGAKAVAEEATKARVDAEFFASYSVQELSEWSDYEIGKSGRITDPMILKPGSSHYEPIAWNDAFQIIAKHLKTLPSPDEAIFYTSGRTSNEAAFLYQLFVRQYGTNNLPDCSNMCHESSGAGLSETVGIGKGSVKLEDFNLAEVIMIMGQNPGTNHPRMLTALEKAKQQGAKIVTINPLPEVGLMKFKHPQNVNDMLGGGSKITDYFLQVRINADVALLKALMIMLYQMEEENPGTVLDHQFIANKTAGYEEFKVDLLSHNLNELINQTGVSEQSIREVAELLAAKKEDYHLLGHGPYSA